The segment GTGCTTTTCCAGAAAGTTGTACTCATCTTATTCGAGAAAGTCTTTCAATCGCTTGCTGCGGCTGGGATGGCGCAGTTTACGAAGTGCTTTCGCCTCGATCTGACGAATCCGCTCCCGGGTGACGCCAAACACTTTCCCCACTTCTTCCAAGGTCCGGGTGCGTCCGTCATCCAGTCCAAAACGGAGGCGCAACACGTTTTCCTCCCGGTCGGACAATGTGTCCAGCACATCCTTCAACTGTTCCTTCAGCAGCTCGTAAGCGGCGGCATCCGCCGGTGCCTGGGCATCATCATCGGGAATGAAATCGCCGAGATGGGAGTCGTCCTCTTCACCGATCGGGGTCTCCAGAGAGACCGGCTCCTGGGCGATCTTCATGATCTCCCGCACCTTTTCCGGGCTGAGATCCATCTCCTCGGCAATCTCTTCCGGCGAAGGTTCCCGTCCCAGCTCCTGCAACAGCTGACGTGAAACCCGGATCAGCTTGTTGATCGTTTCCACCATGTGCACCGGAATCCGGATCGTCCGGGCCTGGTCTGCGATCGCCCGGGTGATCGCCTGCCGGATCCACCAGGTGGCGTAGGTGCTGAACTTAAATCCTTTACGGAAGTCAAATTTCTCCACTGCCTTGATCAGACCCATGTTCCCTTCCTGGATCAAATCGAGGAACAGCATCCCCCGGCCCACATATCGTTTGGCGATGCTGACCACCAGCCGGAGATTGGCCTCCGCCAGGCGCCGTTTCGCTTCTTCGTCACCCTCTTCGATCCGCTTGGCCAGTTCCACTTCTTCTTCGGCGGACAGCAGAGGCACCCGGCCGATCTCTTTCAGGTACATCCGGACCGGATCGTTGATCTTGACACCGGGAGGAACGCTCAGGTCATCCTCCAGCAGTTCGTCATTCTCCTCTTCCTCTTCATCGGAGAATTCCATCGGTTCATCGTCCTCATTCAGAACCTCGATCCCCTGTTCATTCAGGGCTTCAAAAAACTCATCCACCTGTTGAGGTTCCTGGTCAAAGACGGACATCTTTTCAGTGATCTCTTTATATGTCAGAACCCCGCGCTTTTTCCCCAGATCCGTCAGTCGATCCTTCACTTGTTCCAGGGTGAGCTCGTGTTCCACATCCACATTTTGCTCATTTGCCAACTTGCGGTTCCCTCCTTCCCTGATCCCACTGCTTCAAGCCTGTTTATGAACCTTTTCCCTCAAACGAATCAGTTCAACCCCGAGACGGGTGGCTTCCGCAATGTCACCAGCTCGTTCTGCCTGCTTGACCTGCTCTTTTTTTCGTTCAATTTCTTTATGAAGGGGATAATTGCGTATATGTCGGATGTAATCGGAGATCTCCTCCTCCGTCACTTCCGGCGTATCCAGGATCACCAGCCCACTGGCTTCCCGCAACAGTCGGTCGTCTTTCAGATAACGGAGAAACCGTCCGGGATCCGCGGGGTGACCTTCGGAGTAATAAGAATAAAGATAAGCGGCAATGGCGGCGTGAATCTCGATGTTGAAATCGGCCCCGACAGTCTTCATCACCCGATCCGCCACACTCCGGTCATGCATCATCGCTGTCAGCAGGCGCTTTTCCGCCTGTTCATGGGCTTGGGGACGCCGCTCCTGACCGACCATGTGTTTGCCTCGGTGATATCCATTATTCCACTTCCCCGTTCCTTTATCCCCGTTACTTCCTCTCTTCTTCGATGCAATCCGTCGAAGTTCCTGTTTGAGAGCATCCAAAGAGAGATGAAACTCTTCTGCCAGCCGCCGCAGATAATGATCCTGCTCGATCGCACGGGGCAATTCCGCGATCACCTCGATTGCCCGGGTGAGATAGCCCATCTTTTCTTCCTCATCCCGCAGGTTGAACCCCGCTTTGAGGGATTCCAGCTTAAAAGCGGGATAGGGAAGGGCCTGCGCGATCACTTCTCCGGAAAAAGAATCGGCCCCGCGGGAACGTACATAATCGTCAGGATCCATTCCCGGGGGCATCTTGGCCACCTTGACGACACACCCTTGCTCCTTCAGAACCTCCGCAGCCCGGTCCGCCGCGTTTTGACCGGCCCGATCGGAATCGTAACAGATCACGGCGGTGCCGGCATTGCGACGGATCACCCGGGCCTGGGACTCGGTCAAAGCGGTCCCCAGGGTGGCCACACCGGTGAACACCCCCGCCTGCCAAGCGGAGATCACATCCATATACCCTTCAAAAAGGATCGCCTGTTCCGCCTTCCGGACAGCTTTCCGTGCGCGGTGAAGATTGTAAAGGAATTTCCCTTTATAGAACAGAGTGGTTTCAGGGCTGTTCAGGTACTTGGGCTGACCTTCTCCCAACACCCGCCCTCCAAAGGCGATCACCCGCCCCTGAGTATCGTGAATGGGAAACATGATCCTGCCCCGAAAGCGGTCAAAACATGCGGAAGGCCCCCGGGAGGAGTCCCGTTCAACCAACAACCCGGCTTCCACCGCCGTCTTTTCATCCACCCCGCGCCGCTTCAGAAAAGAATGGAGAAAATGGTAAGAATCGGGGGAGAAACCCAATTGAAATTCTTCCATCGTCCCCCGGGTGATCCCCCGTTCGGTCAGATACTCCCGCGCCTGTGCACCATGATCACTCTCCAGCAACAAGTGATGATACAGACGGGCGGCCAATTCAGTCACCTTTCGAAGTTGTTGCCGTTTCTCCTCTTCCGGATCCCGGCGCATCTCCCCCTGACTCCGGGGAAGCTGGATCCCTGCCTGATCCGCCAGCTGAGTGATGGCCTCCACAAAGGTCAGCTGCTCTGTCTCCATCAAAAAACGGATCACGTCCCCACCGGCACCGCAACCAAAACAATAGTAAATCTGTTTGTCCGGGGAAACGGAGAAGGAGGGGGTTCTCTCAGAATGAAACGGACACAGACCGAAAAAGTTTCGCCCACTTTTCTTCAGTTGGACCGTCTGTCCCACCACATCGACAATATCGAAGTGATCCCGGATCCGGTCGATGACATCGTCGGGAATTCGTCCCCCCATGAAATCACCGCCTTCTCCAAACATGTACCTGTTCGCCAAAATTCGTCAAAGTCCTTCACTCCGTGGGTAAGTAAAATATGGAAAACGATGTCGGGTGTGGGAGGATCATCAGCCCATATCATCCAATTCTACAACATGTTCGGGATTCCTTCCACCATCCAATTCCTTACCCCGTTTCCGAATTTGTCGAACCATGTACAGAGGTCCCTCGTTCTTATGTATTATACGCGGCCGGGTGAAAAAAATCCTTCCAGACCTTGACATTACCAAAAAAGGTTGTTCCAGATTAAAAAAAGAGAAACACCCGGGTGACAGGTGTTTCGCAAAACAAGGACCAGCCAAGGGATTGAGACTCAGGAGAGTGCCGCCTGGGCGGCCGCCAACCGGGCCAAGGGCACCCGGAAGGGTGAGCAGCTGACATAATCCAGTCCCGCCCTGTGGCAGAATTGGATGGAGTTCTTCTCCCCTCCGTGTTCGCCGCAAATCCCTGTTTTCAGATGTGGTTTGGTTTTCCGCCCTTCCTGAACACCGATGGAGACCAGACGTCCCACCCCGTCGGTGTCCAGACTGATGAATGGATTTTCCGGGAGGATCTTTCCCTCGATGTAATGGTGAAGAAACTTCCCTTCCGCGTCATCCCTGCTGTAACCGAAGGTGGTCTGGGTCAGATCATTGGTTCCAAAGGAGAAGAAATCGGCTTCCTCCGCAATTTCAGCAGCTGTCAGAGCCGCCCGCGGCACTTCGATCATCGTCCCCACCGTGTA is part of the Kroppenstedtia eburnea genome and harbors:
- the rpoD gene encoding RNA polymerase sigma factor RpoD, translating into MANEQNVDVEHELTLEQVKDRLTDLGKKRGVLTYKEITEKMSVFDQEPQQVDEFFEALNEQGIEVLNEDDEPMEFSDEEEEENDELLEDDLSVPPGVKINDPVRMYLKEIGRVPLLSAEEEVELAKRIEEGDEEAKRRLAEANLRLVVSIAKRYVGRGMLFLDLIQEGNMGLIKAVEKFDFRKGFKFSTYATWWIRQAITRAIADQARTIRIPVHMVETINKLIRVSRQLLQELGREPSPEEIAEEMDLSPEKVREIMKIAQEPVSLETPIGEEDDSHLGDFIPDDDAQAPADAAAYELLKEQLKDVLDTLSDREENVLRLRFGLDDGRTRTLEEVGKVFGVTRERIRQIEAKALRKLRHPSRSKRLKDFLE
- the dnaG gene encoding DNA primase — its product is MGGRIPDDVIDRIRDHFDIVDVVGQTVQLKKSGRNFFGLCPFHSERTPSFSVSPDKQIYYCFGCGAGGDVIRFLMETEQLTFVEAITQLADQAGIQLPRSQGEMRRDPEEEKRQQLRKVTELAARLYHHLLLESDHGAQAREYLTERGITRGTMEEFQLGFSPDSYHFLHSFLKRRGVDEKTAVEAGLLVERDSSRGPSACFDRFRGRIMFPIHDTQGRVIAFGGRVLGEGQPKYLNSPETTLFYKGKFLYNLHRARKAVRKAEQAILFEGYMDVISAWQAGVFTGVATLGTALTESQARVIRRNAGTAVICYDSDRAGQNAADRAAEVLKEQGCVVKVAKMPPGMDPDDYVRSRGADSFSGEVIAQALPYPAFKLESLKAGFNLRDEEEKMGYLTRAIEVIAELPRAIEQDHYLRRLAEEFHLSLDALKQELRRIASKKRGSNGDKGTGKWNNGYHRGKHMVGQERRPQAHEQAEKRLLTAMMHDRSVADRVMKTVGADFNIEIHAAIAAYLYSYYSEGHPADPGRFLRYLKDDRLLREASGLVILDTPEVTEEEISDYIRHIRNYPLHKEIERKKEQVKQAERAGDIAEATRLGVELIRLREKVHKQA